agatctctttgggatataagcccagtagaaacactgctggatctcagggtatgcacagtttgatagccctttgagcatagttccaaactgctctccagaatcaatggatcaaaagaaacataaaaaggaaaacaaggaaaaaaatataatttatattatatgttaatattatatataataatattatatataaaacattatttaaaggCGTACTGCCACCCCTTTGGGCCACACAAGGGCCCCTTGGGTACTTGAGGACCACCCATCTTCCTTCTGACTGCAGGGTTCAAAATCTCCTTGTTTCTGGAACTTGGAAAGTCTTGGAGAGACAATGTGCCTGAGTGGTGGGCAGCGGTGGGCTTGAGGAGACCCCAGCGGGGAGAGTGGGCAGGGATCAGCTGGGGCAGCTTGGGGGCACCCATGAGCCCGTGATGCGCCTCTCATTGCTCTCTCACTCTGGGTTTACATGCAGTGGTTTACGCCCGACGGATTTCGGTCTCTCTTTGCTCTTGTTGGGACAAACGGTCAAGGAATTGGGACCAGGTAAGGAGGGTGTGTCTGGAGCAGTGGGAAGAAGAAAGTGGGTCGACCCCTCTGAGCATGTCCTGTGGTCAGAGCCTCAGCTGGACCTGGGCTGGAGGCCACGGACAGGCAAGGGGTCACCTCTGTGCTCTGACAAGGGATAAAGGGCCCTGAGCGGGAGCTGGCCAATGGAGGACCTTCTCTCCTGCCCACTGTAAGCTTCATGACCAGAACAGCTAGTTCTGAAGACAGGGGGGTTGAGGCTGGGCCCCCATCCCCACAGGCTAGCTCCAGGTGTTGAGTGGGGCTGCCTGGGTCAGCTTTGCTCCTCCCCAAATCGAGCTCCAGCTGGGGGGCCCCTTCTTATCCCCAGTGCTTGGCTTGCTCTGTTCCCCCCAGTTCCCTGAGTCAATGGGTCCACGGTTGTGACGCCCTCGACCTGAAGCCCCAGGAACGGGAGCAGCTGGATGCGTTCATCGATCAGCTGTACAAGGACATCGAGAGAGGTGGGCAGGGGCGGAGTGAGGGTGGCCGGCAGGACGGGCAGTGGCTGCTTGCTTGCCTTCCTGGGAAGTTCCTGCTCCCCCTTCCCCAGACTGTCCTTGGAAACAGGCACAAAATGTGAGGGTCTGAAGTGGTGGATGGGCACTGTTGGGCGGGGGATCTCGGAGGAGCTGAGCTTGAGCCCCAGAAAAGCTAGCTTCAGTGGAGCCGTGCTTGCTGCCCCCGTGTACCGGCTGCCCACTGCCCCAGAAGCTGCCACAACCTCTGTCTGTTTGCCTTACAGCCAGCGGCGAGTTCCTCAACTGTGAGGGATCTGGGCTCTTTGTGCTTCAGAGCTGCTGTGAGTAGTCCACGGGGCTGGGCCCAAGAGGGACGGGTCCTCCCTGCCTTTCCCCTGGGGCTGTGCACCTCGGGGGGTGTTGGGGCTGGCTGGTGGTCTGTGTGCCCAAGCAGTGGGACCCTTCCCCAGAAAGATGGTTTTGTAAAAAGTGAAGTGACAGAACTGTTCCATTTCAGGGAAAAGGGACCCCACCAGCTCTCTGTGGGGCCACAGTCCCAGGTCCAGAGCCCTTGTCTCGGGATATGGGTAGATGATGATAGAGACCCAGGCTGCCCGTGCCAGCTGGCTGTGCCCAGGCGTCCACTGCTCCCAATGGGAGGTGCTGGGCCTCCTGGCCCTGACAGTCACAAGCTCCAGGTGGAGCTGGGCTAGGCTTTGGGTATCAGTGAagccacaagcatttattaggcaccttcTGTGTCCCAGACCCTGTGCTGGGCCCTGGGGACCCTCGACAGTGAATCCTTTCCTGCCCTCGAGAGGCTTTGCTGTATCCATGGCATGAGTCCTGGCTTTGGAGGGGCAGCGGTCCCCTCAGTggcctcagcttccccatctgCTCTGAGCCTGGGATCCCAGGGTCAGTGACCCCCCCCCACAGGAAGCCATGGGGGACTTGGCTAGTGACCCCCCCATTTCTCAGGCAACCACAGCTGTGTCCCCAATGCGGAGACCTCCTTCCCAGAAAACAATTTCCTTCTGCATGTCACGGCCCTCGAGGACATCAAACCTGGGGAGGTAATGGGGGGCCCTGGCCGGCTCCTGTACTGGGGGGATGGGCCCTGGGTTCCCGTGTTAGGTGTCTCCCCGCCTCCTCTCCTTCCATCTCCCCAAACTGCTCCTCAGGCCCCTTCTAGGGCAGCCCCTGGCTCTTCCCCGCCTCCCCCTCCGGTGGCCCAAGACGAATCCCCTTTCCAGCTCAGAAGCTCTGGGCCTGGCTCCCTGGCTCGCCCCAATCCCGACTGGTCCTCGCCTGGCACTAGGGAAGCCGAGAGACGGGGATGTTGGGCCCGGGGCAGCGGGTGGGTGCCCCCCACCCCGTGTCCCAAAGTGGCTGCTCCTGCCCCCAGGAAATCTGCATCAGCTACCTGGACTGCTGCCAGCGCGAGCGTAGCCGATACAGCCGGCACAAGATTCTCAGGTACCTGGATGGGGCGAGGGGAGAGAGCCTCTGGGACCCTGGAGCTGCCAGCCTCTGACTGCTGGGCCCTCTGCCCTGCAGGGAGAACTACCTGTTCGTCTGCTCCTGCCCCAAATGCCTGGCCGAGGCTGAGGATCCCAGTGTGACCTCTGATGAggaagacgaggaggaggaagaggaaggcgAGCCAGAGGACGCCGAGCTGGAGGACGAGATGACCGACGTTTGACGTCCCGACCCTGACCTCCTCGTGCAGGAAAAGGGAGCCGCCCCCCCCAGCCTCATTGCCCACCCCGAGAGGAGCGTCTGACTCCCCACTCCCCGCTCTGGCTGCCCAGGGAGTGGGCGATGGGCAGGAGCCCGGACCCAGCCAGACCAGGAGCCTTGTGTGGAAACCGTGGAGGTGCAGCCCAGGTGGGGAGCCAGGCCCCCCCATTCCCCACCCCCTGAGAGCTCTCCCCGTGAGAGGATTCACGTTGGGGGCCAGGACCGGCCGCAGTCTCTGGGAGCTCCCGCCTGCCCCGGCCTGTTacggatttatttattttgggaacAAGGTACAGAGCAGAGTGTGGGGGCACTCTCGGTGTGGGGTACCCCCGAGGAAGCATCAGACGGTCTCACCCGGCTTCCTGGCGCTCCCTGGTCTCCCAGCTGCTCAGTTTGCATTGGTTCACAGAAGGCCCCGTGCCCACCCAGGGCCCCTTCTGCCTCCCTCGTATCTGGGGGCTCCTCGGCCCCCAGTCAGGCAGACGCTCCTTCCCTGGAGCCCTTGGAATCTCATCTTGTGCCTTTTCTTCCCTGTCTGGGGAGGGCTGGTGATTGGAGCCTACTGGGCCCCGGGGAGGCTCGAGTCTCTCCCAGGAAGAGTGGGGGCCGGCCCTGGCTGGCTTTCTGAGGGGGAGAGGGCATTTTGTTCTTTGCCCAGGATCATTTGGGGTGAGATTGGGTCTTCTCTGGGGGAGCCCCCCTTGTCTGCCCCACCCCTTCTGTTTGGTGGCCATCTGACCAGGCTGCCTCTGCTCCCGTCACCCCAGGAGCTTCGGGAGCCATTCTGGCCAGGccattcctcctttcctctccttgccTCCTTTGGTGCTGTTGGGAGCAGTGGGACCCCAGGGAGCCCAGCGTCTTCCCGGAGCCCCCAAGGGAGGTGGGAACAAGCCAAGCAGCAGAGTGGCTCCGCGGGGCGCGCCCCCTGCTGCCAGGCCTTCCCCTCCCCGGCTTCCCCAGGCGGCCCCAGGCCTCTGCGTGATGGATGCGCTTGCTCTGTCCCGCGGCACACGTCCTCCCTTCCCCTGGTGGTCTGGTGCTCTGTGCAGACCACCGCCCTACCGACCGTTCAGTGTTCTCAATAAACAGTGACTGGTGAACAGGCCCCTCTGTATGGATGGGAGAGTGGACTGAGCTGCAGTGTTGGGGGGCGGGGGAGAGCCTGCAGCCGTTTGCGGGCCTTTCTGTGGCCCCCTCCCTTGGCTTTTTCCTAGAGGCTGGGGGAATGTGACAGGAACCACAGCAGAGCATTGTGGAGTTCACCAAGTGCCTCTGGTACGGGATGGTATTTGTGCCTCGTGCCACCTTGTGCATGGAGAGAGCAGGTGTTCCCCTTCAGATGGGGACACAGTCCCTGTGACTCCCGCTGAGCCCCAGGGGTCTCCGCGCGTTCTGAGAGGCTCTCCTCCCACCCTGGCCGCCCAGTCAGTGACTGGCGTTCTCCCCGGCCTGCTTGCTGCCCTCTGAGGTTTTTACAAAGTCCAGGCCGACGAGCCCTTTTGCTGGTGACCAAGCCGCTCGTCTGTGCCAGGGCCCAGCCTGGCAGCCAGCTCCGAGCCTTCCCTCTTGTTTGTGTCCCGGCTCCCTGGGCACGAGCCCTGGGGGAGCCCCTTCCCTGAGGAAGGCTTCCACATCAGATTGAAAAACAAATGTTTGGTTTGTTTCGTAACCAAGCTCATGGAGCCCGGCTTTGGAACTCGCTGCAGCCTCCTGGCTGACACCGCACAAGCCCAGGCCCTGTGGCACATCCCTCTCCCTCTTTGAGCATCAGAGCCCTGGCGGCTCTGGCAGCTTCAGGAGGGCGATTCTGACGGGCAGGTAACTGAGGACATTGCTAAAAATCTCCCAAGGCTTTATTGTGCTCACCACAGGGGGCCAGAGAAGGAGCTTGCCCCCCATACCCCTCCTTGGTCCCTGTGCCCCAGCCTGTGACTAGTCTAGCTCCGGGCATCTCTGGGCACCGTCTCCCAGGGGTGTGGGGCCTTGGGCGAGGCAGGGGGTGGTGCATGGCTTAGCCAAGGTGGAGGCTGGGAGCCCCCCCCCTTCACTCAGCCTAATCCCAGCTTCTCCAGGGGCTGTCCAGCCTCCACCAGAGGCCAGGGGTCGGGTGCCTCCTTTCCCTCAATCTGGAGGCCAAGGGAGGGGGGTGTGTGGCATCTCTTCTACCAAAACGTCCACGGCGGCTGCAACAGTTCAAAGGTGGGGATGCTGGTGACGTTGACCGGGATGGAGATGATGGCCCAGGGCAGCCCGTGCTGTTCCAGGGAGCGGCGGATCATGTagctgaggagggagagagagccgCCCTTGAGAAGACCTGGAGGGGAAGGCTGGCTCTCCCCGGTCACAGCTGGCTCCTGCCCCCCTCCCGGGCCCTCACCCGTCTCTGCCCAGCAGGAAGAGAGCCGGGATGTCGGCCGTGCGGTGGCTGCTGTCCTGGATCATCTCCACGTAGAAGCTGTCGTTGTCGGCCACGTTGTCGGAGATGATCACCGCCCGGCCCCCGTGTTCCTGAACCACCCTTGTCTTGGAGAGGAAGGAACAGCCCCTGGCAGAGAGACGAGCCTATCAGGAAGCAGGAACAGCAGCGGGGCCTGGGGTGCCAGACAGCGGGCACCAAGAAGAAACCTCAAAGTGGATGTTGACCCAGAGCCCACCGATAAAACCCCCTGGAGCTCCCACATCTGACAGCCCCCTGCCCTCTGACCCCCAGGCCCTCACCCCCGCTCCACCAAGGCAATCTGGTCCTGGATGAAAAACCCATTGTTGAGTGGTCCACAGGCCTCCGGGGGGTCAGCTGGGACGAGCTGGATCTGCTCGTACCTGGTGTGCTGGAAAACATGAAAACGGGCCGTGGAGCTCCCCAGAAGCAGCCCAGGGCGGGGGCAGGGGCGCCAGGGCAGGGCTTAATGGCTCCAGAAAGAGGCCAAATGGCCTGCCGGGGTCCCACAGCGAGCCATGAGCAGAGGGGGGAGAACCTGGTCCCCCATTTTCATGAAGACAGCGAACTTGGAGAAGAGCCTGCCTCCTCCACTGTGCCTACGGCGGTCCGAGGCCCTGGGAGCCTCGGACGTGCTCTGGGGTGGGGACTGGTGATCCTGGAATTCCCAAGGGAGAGGGAGCAGGGCTCCCCTGCCTTAGGCCTGCACTTACGAAGACGCCCCCAAAATCCTTGGCAGGCGTGACAGTGAAGATGTAGCGAATGTCCCCTGGGCTCAGCACTTGGAAGTACAGATACTCATGGATGCGCAAACCTAGGGAGAGGCAGAGAGGTGGGGGCCTGGGGGAGCGGCCAGCCGCGAGCCCTAAGCCTAGGACAGGATCTGGGGATCTGTGGGCGGAAGAGGTTTCTGCTCGCGTGGCATCTCGCGTTCCTGTGGGAACCTGCTCGGAGGCGGGATGGGGCACTCGGCCCAGAAGCGGGACTCCTGGCCCTGGGCTGAGGTGCTGCTGCCCGGCCCCTGGTGCCAACTAGGAGAGTCTGCCCCCTGTGGGGGAGAAGAGCCAGACGTCCCAGCCCGCCCTTGGGCCTGCGCCATGGGCCACACGAGGGTTTGAGGGCCGGGTCCCCTGGCGTCTCCACATTCCTGTGGGCACCTCAGGAGGGCCAGAGCTGGGCCCGGATCCGGGGGGCGCCAGAACCAAAGCTGCTCCGACCCCGcctcattttccagaagaggaagCATTTGGACCTTGCCAAGATAAACATTCGGGGATCGGTGTCGCCCAGACGGGTCGGGTGGCCCAGCCGGGGAGGGCAGACAAAAGGAAGGCTGGGAGCCTGCCCCAGAGAACGTGGGAGGGACCCTGGAGCCGAGGGCGGCCCGGCCTCCTAGGGGAACCGGCCTGGCAGAGGAGGCAGAGGCGGGCCGACAGTCCCCAGAGGCTGAGCTTGGCACCGGGCGCcctgtgcctcagcttcctcttctgtCCGGTGAGCAGGAGAGGATGCGGATCCCTCCCATTGGAGTCTCCGCCGAACCCGCAGGGCCAGAATCGGGGTCCTCCCTCTGTCCCGGGGAGGAGCGGAGCAGACGAGGGGGTGGTGGAGGGGCCCGGCCTCCACCCGACCTCCGTCCTCTGACCTGCGTCCACTCGGCCCAGACAACTCTCATAGCAGCACCTCCCTCCGCCAAGGAGACCCGGCTCCGAGCGCTCCCCCCACCCGCGGGGAACCCCCAAAGGTCGGGAAGGCCCCCACCCGGAAGGGAAGGGAGCCCCTCCAACAGCACGCACCGTCTCCCACTCAGCCCCGGGTCACCGAGGGTCAGGGGCTGCATTTCCCACTCGTTCTACAGAGAGGGAACCGAGGCAACTTTGCGGCGTGGGAGGCGGGCAGCTAGAAGGGGCTTCCGAGTCCCGCCACTGGCCAGGGAGGGAGACGGGCTCGGACACGGCAGGCGACCTTATAGGGTCACCGGTGGGAGAGCTGCCAAGGGCCGCGGAGGCCCTCGAGTCCGGCCCTTCCTCCCGTGGGGGCCTGAGATGAGATGGTCCAAGGTCACAGGGGCAAGCGCCCCAGCCGGATCCCGGGACCCGTCCCAGGCATTCTCGGCAGTCAGCCACAGAAGGAGGGCTGACCTCTCCTCCCGCGACCTGGCACGTGACAGACGGGGAAACTGCGCCCCGGCCCCGCGTCGCTCGGGAGTCCCGGGTCTCCTATGGGGTCAGAGGTCAGTCTATCCCCCGCCCCCACCCGTTTGGCGCGTCTGGCGCCCGTCCCCGCCCGTCCCGGCTCACCGTGGGTCAGCACGCACGCGGAGCACCACAGCCATAAGCAGCCCCAGCCCACGACGCCCCGGACCATCTCGGGCCGGCCGAGGGACACTCACTCCCGgggctgccgccgccgccgctgcctccTGCTCCGGACCGCGCGCCCCTTGACAGCTGCTCCTCTCGGCCCGCCCCCAGCCCCCGCTGCCCACTCTCATTGGAGAGTCGTGGCCGAGATCTAATTGGGAGATGCGCCCGCCGATAGACCGCCTCCTCCCACCTCCTTTACTTCATTGGCTAGTGAAGAAGGCGCCTAGGACTGATTGGAGCTAATCCCTTTCGCTATCCTCTAACCCCCGCCTCCCGCCCCCGCCTTCTTTCACCGATCTATTACACCCTACGCTCATTGATGGAAAGGAGGAGCGTGGGTGAGAAGGTATTGGTGGAAATCGCAGTCAATACTTGGTGCTTTCGGAGCCGCCCCGGGCCGCTGCCCGGAGCCATTGGGGAAGGGGAGCGGAGCTAAGATCTGATTGGGCCTAAGTCGCATACTGGCTCCGCCCCCCGCCTCTTCAACTTTCTCGGAATTACCAACTCATCCCGAATAAAGGGGAAACAGGAAATCGAGCCAAGAGTCCGCGGAGAGATCTTGGGGCCTAGCTCCGAGAACTGCATTTCTTCTGCACTTTAAGACTCCTCTAGCATCGAGCTGTCTACCGAGGGGCGGGGAGTCACACGAGCGGTTCCTCCTTAGGTCAACGAGTTTCGGAGGACTGAAAGCCTAGAGTGCGAGTTGTTGACTACGTGCACGTGCACTACCTCCTTTCTCCTTGCCCGCGTCCGTTACGCAGCCATTGTACAGACGGGAAAACTGAGAGTCCACCCCCAGCTCCCATTCCACTGACAAGTTGGTCCCCAGGGGGTGGCTGCATCTTCACCTTAGGGTTCTAGGGGTATCCCTGAAGGCTTGGGGTGTTTTTTCTAATGCTGTTGGCTGCAACCCTCCTTCCGAGGTGTTCTCTGCAATATTCCGGCCTGTCTGGCCGAGTGACGCCAGAGAGCCCGTACAGAGGGAGGCGCCCCCGACAGCTGCTCCGCTCGGCCCGCTCGCTGAAGAGAGGGCACCCGGAGCACTTGCAAAGCCCGGAGAGGAGGTCCGAGCCGAGCCGTCTCTTCCCGGCCACGGACTGGCCTGCGAGCCACGTGCTCCGGGAcccgcctcccctccccctcccgcctCTGCCCCTCTAGCAGGACCAGCCCGAAGGAGTCAAAGCCCCGGGGGCCGAGAGAGAAATCGGCCTGAGAACGAAGAAAGGCCGCGGGGTTTGGCAGCTTAGAGACCTTGGGCAACTTTGCCGAGAGCAGGATTGGTGGGTGGGGAGCTTAGATTTCCCGCGGCTAAGAGGAAAGTGGGAGGAGGCGGAGTGGAGGCGCCTGGTGGGAAGTCCGGGCAGCTCTGGGGGACCTCGGACGGCCGAGCCCTTGCTCCTAGCGGAGGAGGCCGAAGAGCCACCGGGAGggtcaaagagagaatatccCCCTCCCGGTCCTTCCTAGCCCTTATGTACCGGCGCACAATGACATCATTACAGCATCCTGAGTATGTGGGAACTAGGGAACCGGCATCTCATCTAGTCCACCTTGCTGACTTCTCTTGCTTGGAATGGGCACGCGCATgcgctctctgtctgtctctgtctctctctgtctctgtctgaatgtctctgtctctctgtctgtctctgtctctgtctgtctctgtctctctgtctgtctctgtctctgtctgtctctgtctgtctgtctgtctctgtctgtctgtctgtctctgtctctgtctgtctctgtctctctgtctctgtctccctctgtctctgtctgtctctgtctctctctgtctctgtctgtctctctctgtctctgtctctctgtctgtctctgtctctctctgtctctgtctgtctgtctgtctctgtctctctgtctgtctctgtctctctctgtctctgtctgaatgtctctgtctctctgtctgtctctgtctctgtctctctctgtctctgtctgtctgtctgtctgtctctgtctctctgtctgtctctgtctctctgtctgtctctgtctctctctgtctctgtctctctctgtctctgtctgtctgtctgtctctcatctgCCTCTTGGTTTTCCTGGCCTCCTCAGAACTCAGATTGAGtacctccttccccacccccagaagACAGCGCCTTCCCTCCCTTGGTAATCTCCCATTTCtctgttttatatttgttatgtACAAATCTAACTATGTACAGGTTCCCTTCTCCTTCAGAAGGCGATCTCCTAGTGGGCAGACACTGTTTTCCCATGGCCTCGCTCAGGCCCTGGTGGGAAGCAGAATGTCAGTGCTTTCTGGCTTGGTTCATGTATTGATTAGGGTATTGAGAAGGGTTTGGACTTACAGGGTTAGCCTTGGTTAATCACCACAGCAATCACTCCTGAGACTAATCAACATTTTTAACCACTTCATATTTTTATGTACCACTTTAAAgattgcaaaacatttccataattatctcatttgaacctcatgatgaccatttcacagatgaagaaattaagtctTTGGAAGATGACCTGACTCGTCCAGGGCCCCACAGTTGGCTTGTTCCAGAGGTACAGCTCCAAACCGGATCCCTCGAGATTAAGGCAATAAAGGCAATTCTGTCTAAAACATGCAGGACATCGTGTGGGAGCGGTGCCAGCTTTGGAGTTAAGCAGCATAGGCTaatttccccccccacccccctgaCATCCACTATATCTTGTATTATTGGGTAGATTACTTTAG
The DNA window shown above is from Sminthopsis crassicaudata isolate SCR6 chromosome 2, ASM4859323v1, whole genome shotgun sequence and carries:
- the PRADC1 gene encoding protease-associated domain-containing protein 1; this encodes MVRGVVGWGCLWLWCSACVLTHGLRIHEYLYFQVLSPGDIRYIFTVTPAKDFGGVFHTRYEQIQLVPADPPEACGPLNNGFFIQDQIALVERGGCSFLSKTRVVQEHGGRAVIISDNVADNDSFYVEMIQDSSHRTADIPALFLLGRDGYMIRRSLEQHGLPWAIISIPVNVTSIPTFELLQPPWTFW